The following are encoded in a window of Candidatus Fluviicola riflensis genomic DNA:
- a CDS encoding ATPase gives MLDSSALTPSEQLQMLSVSIKEEAAKFELLRQEIAKVIVGQDAMVKNLLLALLADGHVLLEGVPGLAKTLAIKTLSQAISADFSRIQFTPDLLPADVTGTMIYQQKAEQFAVKKGPIFANFVLADEINRAPAKVQSALLEAMQERQITIGDTTYALPKPFLVMATQNPIEQEGTYPLPEAQVDRFMLKVSMGYPSKQEEQLILRSNVRAEGLATVSPCIHPDDIIKGKQLARSIYLDEKIERYIVDIVAASRNPEVAGLGQLAKYISYGGSPRATINLALAAKAHAFLERRAFVIPEDVRAISMDVLRHRIGLTYEAEADGVTAEKVIEQLIQRVEVP, from the coding sequence ATGTTAGATTCATCAGCACTAACTCCGTCTGAACAATTGCAAATGCTTTCGGTTTCCATTAAGGAGGAAGCTGCCAAATTCGAACTTTTACGTCAGGAAATCGCTAAAGTCATAGTTGGTCAGGATGCGATGGTGAAAAACCTGTTACTCGCACTTTTGGCTGATGGTCACGTGCTATTGGAAGGTGTACCCGGATTGGCAAAAACACTAGCGATTAAAACACTTTCACAAGCGATCTCAGCCGATTTTTCACGCATTCAGTTTACACCCGATTTGTTACCTGCGGATGTAACGGGAACCATGATCTATCAGCAAAAAGCAGAACAGTTTGCCGTAAAAAAAGGGCCGATCTTCGCCAATTTTGTGTTAGCTGATGAAATCAACCGCGCACCTGCAAAAGTGCAGTCGGCATTGCTTGAAGCCATGCAGGAACGCCAGATTACAATTGGTGATACGACTTATGCACTGCCGAAACCGTTTTTAGTAATGGCAACTCAAAATCCGATCGAACAGGAAGGAACGTATCCGCTTCCGGAAGCACAGGTTGACCGATTCATGCTGAAAGTAAGCATGGGCTATCCGTCGAAACAGGAAGAACAACTGATTTTGCGTAGCAACGTGCGGGCCGAAGGTTTGGCGACCGTTTCGCCGTGCATTCACCCCGATGATATCATCAAAGGAAAACAACTGGCTCGTTCGATTTACCTGGATGAAAAAATAGAACGCTACATCGTGGATATTGTGGCTGCTTCACGCAATCCTGAAGTTGCCGGACTCGGACAATTGGCCAAATACATTTCGTACGGAGGTTCGCCTCGTGCTACTATTAATCTGGCATTAGCCGCCAAAGCACATGCTTTCCTGGAAAGACGCGCTTTTGTAATTCCGGAGGATGTACGCGCCATTAGTATGGACGTGTTGCGTCACCGGATCGGGTTGACGTATGAGGCTGAAGCCGACGGTGTGACTGCTGAAAAAGTGATCGAACAATTGATCCAACGGGTCGAAGTTCCCTGA
- a CDS encoding NADH-quinone oxidoreductase subunit A, producing MSSPNDYIPILIQAVVALGFVVTVLVVTHILGPKLKGKKKDANWECGIEEVGNARFPVSIRYFMTAILFVLFDVEVIFFYPYAVNFRDLELDGLWAVMIFVGLFLTGFFYVLKKGALEWEK from the coding sequence ATGTCCTCTCCAAATGATTACATTCCGATACTCATACAAGCCGTTGTAGCACTGGGCTTTGTGGTAACGGTTCTTGTGGTGACTCATATCCTTGGTCCTAAGCTAAAAGGCAAGAAAAAAGATGCAAACTGGGAATGTGGAATCGAAGAAGTAGGAAACGCACGTTTCCCGGTTTCCATTCGGTATTTCATGACGGCAATTCTCTTCGTGTTATTCGACGTTGAGGTCATTTTCTTCTACCCATACGCCGTAAACTTCCGTGATTTGGAACTGGATGGCTTGTGGGCAGTAATGATATTTGTCGGGTTATTCCTCACCGGATTTTTCTACGTACTCAAGAAAGGAGCTTTAGAATGGGAAAAGTAG
- a CDS encoding NADH-quinone oxidoreductase subunit B (The point of entry for the majority of electrons that traverse the respiratory chain eventually resulting in the reduction of oxygen): protein MGKVEVINGVETFNGEGFQLAMLDKVIAAARANSVWPLPFATSCCGIEYMATMGTNYDVARFGMERMSFSPRQADLLIVAGTISKKLAPILKQVYEQMAEPKWVLSVGACASSGGIFDTYSVLQGIDRVIPVDVYVPGCPPRPEQIIEGIMNVHRLVKHESLRRRYSDEYKHLLTKYNLNEDE from the coding sequence ATGGGAAAAGTAGAAGTTATTAATGGCGTCGAGACGTTCAACGGAGAAGGTTTCCAGTTGGCGATGCTCGATAAAGTGATCGCAGCAGCGCGCGCCAATTCGGTGTGGCCGCTTCCGTTCGCTACCTCATGCTGTGGAATTGAGTACATGGCAACAATGGGAACCAATTACGATGTCGCCCGTTTCGGAATGGAGCGTATGTCGTTTTCGCCGCGCCAGGCCGATTTGCTGATCGTGGCCGGAACTATTTCAAAGAAACTGGCACCTATCCTGAAACAAGTGTATGAGCAAATGGCCGAACCGAAATGGGTTTTGTCTGTTGGTGCTTGTGCTTCTTCAGGTGGCATTTTCGATACATACTCCGTATTACAAGGTATTGACCGCGTGATTCCTGTAGATGTTTACGTACCTGGTTGTCCGCCGCGTCCGGAACAGATCATCGAAGGAATTATGAACGTGCACCGTTTGGTGAAACACGAATCATTGCGTCGCCGGTATTCGGATGAATACAAACATTTGCTGACCAAATACAACCTGAACGAAGATGAGTAA